One genomic region from Rhizomicrobium palustre encodes:
- a CDS encoding ABC transporter substrate-binding protein, giving the protein MRKILAAFTLAATLAASCEARSFTDMAGRKLTIPDTVKKVYCMSPTCQVMMYTLAPDMLVGWNYEPTPGEKALLVEPAKSLPVLGGWFGRNNTGNLEQIMKVHPDVMVSIGQSGNSSVEERVQAQTGLPVIIGDWSLEKIADNYRMLGELTGRQARAKELAEYVTAALTKVKSTVAKIPADKRRRVYYAEGAKGLNTDPGGSPHSESILFAGGRNVAEVQADHGFGEVPVSMEQIFIWNPEIIIAGYDHEHSPGAFYTAVWSDPMWKQVKAVKDRAVYEAPQFPFNWIDRPPSVNRVIGIKWLAETFYPDLFHEDIRAETKKFYKLFYHRDLTDAELNALLAQAVKH; this is encoded by the coding sequence ATGCGCAAAATTCTCGCCGCGTTTACCTTGGCTGCTACTTTGGCGGCGTCTTGCGAGGCGCGCAGCTTCACCGATATGGCCGGCCGCAAGCTCACCATCCCGGACACGGTGAAAAAGGTCTACTGCATGAGCCCCACCTGTCAGGTGATGATGTACACCCTGGCGCCCGACATGCTGGTGGGCTGGAACTACGAGCCCACGCCGGGCGAAAAGGCGCTGCTGGTGGAGCCTGCGAAAAGCCTTCCCGTGCTCGGTGGCTGGTTCGGGCGCAATAACACCGGCAATCTCGAACAGATCATGAAGGTACATCCCGATGTGATGGTCTCCATCGGGCAAAGCGGCAACAGCTCGGTTGAGGAGCGCGTGCAGGCGCAAACCGGGTTGCCGGTGATCATCGGCGATTGGTCTTTGGAGAAGATTGCCGACAATTATCGCATGCTGGGCGAACTCACCGGGCGTCAGGCCCGCGCGAAGGAACTCGCCGAGTATGTCACTGCGGCCCTGACCAAAGTGAAATCCACCGTCGCCAAAATTCCCGCAGATAAGCGCCGTCGCGTTTATTACGCCGAAGGGGCCAAGGGGCTGAATACCGACCCCGGCGGTTCCCCGCATTCCGAATCCATTCTCTTCGCGGGCGGACGCAATGTCGCCGAGGTGCAAGCCGATCACGGCTTTGGTGAAGTGCCGGTCTCCATGGAGCAGATTTTCATCTGGAACCCCGAGATCATCATCGCGGGCTATGACCATGAGCACTCCCCCGGCGCATTTTATACCGCGGTGTGGAGCGATCCGATGTGGAAACAGGTCAAGGCGGTGAAGGATCGCGCCGTCTATGAAGCGCCGCAATTTCCCTTCAACTGGATCGACCGCCCGCCTTCGGTCAATCGCGTCATCGGCATCAAATGGCTGGCGGAAACCTTTTATCCCGATCTCTTCCACGAAGACATCCGCGCGGAAACCAAGAAATTCTATAAGCTCTTCTATCACCGCGATCTGACGGACGCCGAATTGAACGCGCTTCTGGCGCAAGCCGTGAAGCATTGA
- a CDS encoding DUF364 domain-containing protein: protein MAASNWDIYDALIEALPGNAKATACVCGLHWMGVRSSHGGVGVAMTPSDGPPLFAEAGSYTGRPLRDVAALIKSWNFYEAALGLAAINAALNNPEAVEATHGVPLGTLPRANCFHYLREEFRGKNVAVVGHFRDLEPLKEICSLTILERKPQAGDLPDPACEYVLPGQDIVVITAVTLINKTLPRLLQLSQGAKIVLTGPSTPLTPLLYEHGVSMLAGLVVQDEDAVLRTLQEGGQHQLFDFGARMVTLEAAPHLARRAG from the coding sequence ATGGCTGCCAGCAATTGGGACATATATGATGCCTTGATCGAGGCCTTGCCGGGCAATGCCAAAGCCACCGCTTGTGTCTGTGGCCTGCATTGGATGGGCGTGCGCTCCAGCCATGGTGGCGTTGGGGTTGCCATGACGCCCAGCGATGGCCCGCCACTCTTCGCTGAGGCGGGAAGCTATACCGGCAGACCTCTGCGCGATGTCGCGGCGCTGATCAAATCCTGGAATTTCTATGAAGCCGCCCTCGGCCTTGCTGCCATCAACGCGGCGCTGAACAACCCAGAAGCTGTGGAAGCCACGCATGGCGTGCCCCTCGGCACGCTGCCCCGTGCCAACTGCTTTCATTATTTGCGGGAAGAGTTTCGCGGCAAGAACGTCGCCGTGGTTGGGCATTTCCGCGATCTCGAACCGCTGAAAGAGATCTGCAGCCTGACCATTCTGGAACGCAAGCCGCAGGCCGGAGATTTGCCTGATCCCGCATGCGAATATGTCCTACCCGGTCAGGATATTGTGGTCATCACCGCCGTCACGCTGATCAACAAGACCCTGCCCCGCCTGCTTCAGCTGTCCCAGGGCGCCAAGATCGTTCTCACCGGCCCTTCCACGCCGCTCACCCCGCTTCTCTATGAGCATGGCGTTTCCATGCTGGCCGGGCTGGTGGTGCAGGATGAAGATGCCGTGCTGCGCACACTCCAAGAAGGCGGGCAGCATCAGCTCTTTGATTTCGGCGCCCGTATGGTGACATTGGAAGCCGCACCACATCTTGCGCGGCGCGCAGGATGA
- the tsaA gene encoding tRNA (N6-threonylcarbamoyladenosine(37)-N6)-methyltransferase TrmO encodes MPFQLNPIGVIHSPHEHAAGTPIQPSWAEGAEGYVEIDPALALGLRDLEGMERIWLIYWFDRAGPASLEVVPFMDDKSHGIFATRAPTRPNPIGMSSVRLLGIEGARLRVSGLDMLDGTPLLDIKPYLPSADVFAVQGLGWYAQAHGSGKADGRFEK; translated from the coding sequence ATGCCGTTTCAGCTTAATCCCATCGGTGTGATCCATTCCCCGCATGAACACGCCGCGGGAACGCCGATCCAACCCAGTTGGGCGGAAGGTGCTGAAGGCTATGTGGAGATCGATCCCGCTTTAGCGCTGGGCCTGCGCGATCTGGAAGGCATGGAGCGCATCTGGCTGATCTATTGGTTCGACCGCGCGGGGCCTGCATCGCTGGAGGTCGTGCCTTTTATGGATGACAAATCGCACGGCATCTTTGCGACCCGCGCGCCGACGCGGCCTAACCCGATTGGCATGTCCTCTGTGCGGCTGCTCGGCATCGAGGGTGCGCGGCTGCGCGTCAGCGGGCTTGATATGCTCGATGGTACGCCGCTCCTCGATATCAAACCCTATCTTCCCAGTGCCGATGTTTTCGCAGTGCAGGGTCTGGGCTGGTATGCGCAAGCGCACGGCAGCGGCAAGGCGGATGGAAGGTTTGAGAAATAG
- a CDS encoding ABC transporter ATP-binding protein — translation MKLELRNLVCGYGAKSITEPISLSVSSGEALYLLGPNGSGKTTLFKTILGLLQKKSGGIFIDGEDVSHWPQRRLARALAYVPQAHTPPFPFSVREVVLTARTAHLGFFGTPSRADEKIADHAIETLGLSYLAHARYTEISGGERQLVLIARAVAQESQFLVLDEPTSNLDFGNQVKVLKKVRELTQRGLGLLITTHLPDQAFLCASRVALLRQGKLMALGKPQEVLTEALLCETYSTSLKLAALDGGLTVCVPLLQEG, via the coding sequence ATGAAGCTGGAGCTGCGCAACCTTGTCTGCGGCTATGGGGCTAAAAGCATTACCGAGCCCATTTCGCTCAGCGTATCTTCTGGCGAGGCACTTTATCTTCTCGGCCCGAACGGCTCAGGCAAGACCACGCTTTTCAAGACGATCCTGGGCCTGCTGCAGAAGAAATCCGGTGGCATTTTTATTGATGGCGAAGACGTAAGCCATTGGCCGCAGCGCCGCCTCGCTCGCGCGCTCGCTTATGTGCCGCAAGCCCATACCCCGCCGTTCCCCTTCAGCGTGCGTGAGGTGGTGCTGACGGCCCGCACCGCGCATCTGGGATTTTTCGGAACGCCCTCGCGCGCTGACGAAAAAATCGCCGACCACGCCATCGAGACTCTCGGCCTCTCCTATCTCGCTCACGCCCGCTATACCGAAATCTCCGGCGGGGAGCGCCAGCTTGTGCTCATCGCCCGCGCTGTAGCGCAGGAGAGCCAGTTCCTGGTGCTGGATGAACCGACCTCCAACCTCGATTTCGGCAATCAGGTGAAGGTGCTGAAGAAAGTGCGTGAGCTGACGCAGCGCGGGCTGGGCCTGCTCATCACTACCCATTTACCGGATCAGGCCTTTCTTTGCGCCTCCCGCGTCGCGCTGCTGCGCCAAGGAAAGCTGATGGCGCTGGGAAAACCGCAAGAGGTGCTCACCGAGGCGCTGCTCTGCGAAACCTATTCCACCAGCCTGAAACTCGCCGCACTGGACGGCGGGCTGACCGTCTGCGTGCCCTTGCTGCAAGAAGGATAA
- the tsaA gene encoding tRNA (N6-threonylcarbamoyladenosine(37)-N6)-methyltransferase TrmO, with translation MTGFDAHAPVAITPIGVVESAFQDFTQQVSYDATSAIVIRAELADGLIGLEHFSHLHVLYHQHRRSEWREEIGLTQTDMQALAPPRAGEPCHKGIWTSRSPARPSGIGSCVVELIRRDKNRLIVKGLDAFDGTAVLDIKIYVPRYDAFPMAETPLHWPTRHGLNVTSRLLHWDTMNVALALGLRAGLCAMKTLDIARGEADHARVLGGPFFAQGIEGVTGCSVLRQSMDFSDRVEAIADWSLLLTKEGRRTEIRLAGRRYKGADEVFALPDAALFARA, from the coding sequence ATGACCGGCTTCGATGCACATGCCCCGGTCGCGATCACCCCGATTGGCGTGGTGGAATCCGCCTTCCAGGATTTCACCCAACAGGTGAGCTATGACGCCACTTCTGCCATCGTGATCCGTGCGGAATTGGCCGATGGGCTGATCGGGCTCGAACATTTCAGCCACCTGCATGTGCTCTACCACCAGCACCGCCGCAGCGAATGGCGCGAGGAGATAGGCCTCACCCAGACCGATATGCAGGCGCTCGCCCCGCCGCGCGCGGGTGAACCTTGTCACAAAGGCATCTGGACCAGCCGCTCACCCGCCCGGCCTTCGGGCATAGGCTCCTGCGTGGTAGAGCTGATCCGCCGCGACAAAAACCGGCTGATCGTGAAGGGGCTCGATGCTTTCGATGGCACGGCGGTTCTCGACATCAAGATATACGTGCCGCGCTACGACGCCTTCCCCATGGCCGAGACGCCACTGCATTGGCCTACGCGCCATGGCCTGAATGTAACCTCGCGCCTCTTGCATTGGGATACGATGAATGTGGCGCTGGCCCTCGGGCTGCGCGCGGGCCTCTGTGCGATGAAGACGCTGGATATTGCGCGCGGCGAAGCCGATCACGCCCGCGTACTAGGCGGGCCGTTTTTCGCGCAAGGCATCGAGGGTGTCACCGGCTGCTCGGTGCTGCGCCAGAGCATGGACTTTTCCGACCGCGTCGAAGCCATCGCCGATTGGTCCTTGCTTCTAACCAAGGAAGGCCGCCGCACCGAAATCCGTCTGGCCGGGCGCCGGTATAAAGGCGCGGACGAGGTCTTTGCTCTTCCCGATGCGGCCCTGTTCGCGCGCGCTTAA
- a CDS encoding FecCD family ABC transporter permease, translating into MKAQRTALFVLAACFILIAWGSLSLGRYTVPGETWWELITDPDAAGLAGQVLLQVRLPRILAGIFIGAGLSAAGAAYQGIFRNPMVSPDILGASAGAGFGAAAAILASLGVIAIQLSSFTFGLIAVGLTCLAASRLKRAGDPILTLVLVGILVGSVFTALVSLAKYTADPYSKLPAITLWLMGSLSAINPSDLIFALVPIALGLVPLYLLRWHLNVLAFGEEEARALGAETTRLRWIIIFAATLLTASSVAIAGMVGWVGLVIPHLARMIVGPDYRVLLPASMLLGGSYLLLTDDLARSLMANEIPLGIITALIGAPFFLYLMMRSQRGWA; encoded by the coding sequence ATGAAAGCACAGCGTACCGCGTTGTTTGTATTGGCGGCGTGTTTCATCCTCATCGCCTGGGGCTCTCTCTCCCTCGGGCGCTATACGGTGCCGGGCGAAACCTGGTGGGAGCTGATCACTGATCCCGATGCCGCGGGCCTCGCCGGGCAAGTACTGTTGCAAGTTCGCTTGCCGCGTATTCTGGCGGGCATTTTCATCGGCGCGGGACTTTCGGCTGCGGGCGCGGCCTATCAAGGTATATTCCGCAACCCCATGGTCTCGCCCGATATCCTCGGCGCCTCCGCAGGCGCGGGCTTTGGTGCAGCTGCCGCTATTCTGGCGAGCCTGGGTGTCATCGCCATTCAGCTTTCCTCTTTCACCTTCGGCCTCATCGCGGTCGGTCTCACCTGCCTTGCGGCCTCGCGGCTGAAGCGTGCGGGCGATCCCATCCTCACGCTGGTTTTGGTGGGCATTCTGGTAGGCTCCGTCTTCACCGCGCTGGTCTCCCTCGCAAAATACACCGCCGATCCCTATTCCAAGCTCCCCGCCATCACCCTGTGGCTGATGGGCAGCTTGTCGGCGATCAATCCTTCCGATCTGATTTTCGCGTTGGTGCCGATCGCACTGGGGCTGGTGCCACTCTATCTCTTGCGCTGGCATTTGAATGTGCTGGCCTTTGGCGAAGAGGAGGCGCGCGCACTGGGCGCCGAAACCACGCGGCTGCGCTGGATCATCATCTTCGCCGCAACGCTGCTGACCGCCTCCTCCGTCGCCATCGCGGGCATGGTGGGCTGGGTCGGCCTCGTCATCCCGCATCTCGCCCGCATGATCGTGGGGCCGGATTATCGCGTGCTGCTACCCGCATCCATGCTGCTAGGCGGTTCTTATCTTCTTCTCACCGATGATCTTGCCCGCTCTCTGATGGCCAATGAGATTCCGCTCGGCATCATCACCGCTTTGATTGGCGCGCCCTTTTTTCTCTATCTCATGATGCGCTCCCAGCGAGGCTGGGCATGA